One Erythrobacter aureus DNA segment encodes these proteins:
- a CDS encoding FAS1-like dehydratase domain-containing protein encodes MSDWSDWIGRKMRATDRLDPALAARWCSTFDRDAPPDEAMPQGIHLCLCTPEARTGQLGEDGHPLRDDSPASFLPPIPLPRRMWASSAMQFHGPIAIGASIERVSRIASVTPKSGSRGDMVFVEVDHETSADGRLAVNERQSIVYLEALAGDAPLSPPANSGDIFDPSGWDVQRIVHPDERLLFRYSALTFNTHRIHYDRPYAREVERYRGLVVHGPLTASLLLQLAAEHHGENRLTRFAFRGVSPAIAGEPLHLVMRGEGGTIELGAFASDGRQVTKASASLA; translated from the coding sequence ATGAGCGACTGGTCGGATTGGATCGGGCGCAAAATGCGCGCTACCGATCGGCTCGACCCCGCGCTGGCCGCGCGCTGGTGCTCCACGTTCGACCGCGATGCGCCGCCTGATGAGGCCATGCCGCAAGGCATCCATCTGTGCCTGTGCACGCCCGAAGCGCGCACGGGACAATTGGGCGAGGACGGTCATCCCCTGCGGGACGACAGCCCGGCAAGCTTTCTGCCGCCCATCCCCCTGCCCCGCCGCATGTGGGCATCGAGCGCAATGCAATTTCATGGGCCGATCGCGATCGGTGCATCGATCGAACGGGTCAGCCGGATCGCATCGGTCACGCCCAAGTCGGGCAGCCGGGGCGACATGGTCTTCGTCGAGGTCGATCACGAAACCAGCGCCGATGGCCGACTGGCGGTGAACGAGCGGCAAAGCATCGTCTATCTCGAAGCGCTGGCGGGCGACGCGCCGCTTTCCCCACCTGCGAATTCCGGCGATATATTTGACCCGTCGGGCTGGGATGTACAACGCATCGTTCACCCCGACGAGCGGCTGTTGTTTCGCTATTCGGCGCTGACCTTCAACACGCACCGCATCCATTACGACAGGCCTTATGCCCGCGAGGTGGAACGCTATCGCGGCCTCGTTGTGCACGGCCCGCTTACCGCCAGCTTGCTGCTCCAGCTCGCCGCAGAGCACCATGGCGAAAACCGCTTGACCCGGTTTGCCTTTCGCGGCGTAAGCCCGGCGATCGCGGGGGAGCCGCTTCATCTGGTAATGCGCGGCGAAGGGGGGACGATCGAGCTGGGCGCCTTTGCGAGCGATGGCCGACAGGTAACGAAGGCCTCCGCCAGCCTGGCCTAG
- the ppk2 gene encoding polyphosphate kinase 2, which yields MMKKDDYQSALKPMQKELVGMARWARTTGQRIVVLFEGRDTAGKGGAIKAVHDRLNPRQCRIVALAKPTDAERSQWYFQRYVHHLPCAGEIALFDRSWYNRAGVEKVMGYADDREVAQFLRQAPTFEKMLVDDGILLFKYWLATDQEKQEERLRERLEDPLKRWKLSPIDLAARDKYDAYTEAREAMLAATHTAWAPWTLVDFNDQKRGRLTLVRDLLDRLPDTAVAPPEIDFPELGREPKEERYTVIAPIADYPLG from the coding sequence ATGATGAAAAAAGACGATTACCAGAGTGCGCTTAAGCCCATGCAAAAGGAGCTGGTTGGCATGGCCCGCTGGGCGCGCACCACCGGACAGCGGATCGTTGTGTTGTTCGAAGGGCGCGATACTGCCGGTAAGGGCGGCGCGATCAAGGCCGTGCACGACAGGCTCAATCCGCGCCAGTGCCGCATCGTCGCCCTGGCCAAGCCGACCGACGCGGAACGGAGCCAGTGGTATTTCCAGCGCTACGTCCACCACTTGCCCTGCGCGGGTGAGATCGCGCTGTTCGACCGCAGCTGGTACAACCGTGCGGGTGTGGAAAAGGTCATGGGCTATGCTGACGATCGCGAGGTCGCACAATTCCTGCGGCAGGCACCGACCTTCGAAAAGATGCTGGTCGACGATGGCATCCTGCTGTTCAAATACTGGCTCGCCACCGATCAGGAAAAGCAGGAAGAGCGCCTGCGCGAACGGCTTGAAGATCCGCTCAAGCGCTGGAAACTTTCGCCGATCGATCTTGCCGCGCGTGACAAATACGATGCCTATACCGAGGCACGGGAAGCGATGCTGGCAGCGACGCATACCGCATGGGCGCCGTGGACGCTGGTCGATTTCAACGATCAGAAACGGGGGCGCCTGACACTGGTGCGCGACCTGCTCGATCGCCTGCCCGACACGGCTGTGGCGCCGCCCGAAATCGATTTTCCCGAACTGGGGCGCGAACCCAAGGAAGAACGCTATACCGTGATCGCGCCGATTGCCGATTATCCGCTTGGCTAG
- the phhA gene encoding phenylalanine 4-monooxygenase: protein MATLAEPEQDFTRLPNLPEDVFTAPLKKPEHVGDDWLEPKQTEYDSEDDAIWDDLFARQMSVLPGRAATAFMEGTEKLDLGRGGVPEFGKLSEELDKLTGWSVVPVPMLIPDHVFFWHLANRRFPAGNFIRTRETFDYIQEPDVFHDVFGHVPMLTDPVYADYMQEYGRAGWKAMRYNRLKALGALYWYTVEFGLIQEAPGDIRAYGAGILSGPTEVVYSVEAKSPNRIMLNVDRVMRTDYVISDLQPTYFVIESFEDLYRQTVERDFDKLYRDLGPGFTYANTAVIDVDYVVNRGTLEYTLRGGRGSGAKPV from the coding sequence ATGGCTACACTTGCAGAACCCGAACAGGATTTTACGCGTCTGCCGAACCTTCCGGAAGACGTCTTTACCGCTCCGCTGAAGAAGCCCGAGCATGTCGGCGACGACTGGCTGGAGCCCAAGCAGACCGAATACGATAGCGAGGATGACGCGATCTGGGACGATCTGTTCGCGCGCCAGATGAGCGTATTGCCCGGCCGCGCGGCCACCGCTTTCATGGAAGGCACCGAGAAGCTCGACCTTGGTCGCGGCGGCGTTCCCGAATTCGGCAAGCTGTCGGAAGAGCTGGACAAGCTGACGGGCTGGAGCGTGGTGCCCGTGCCGATGCTGATTCCCGACCATGTATTCTTCTGGCATCTCGCCAACCGGCGGTTTCCGGCAGGCAATTTCATTCGCACGCGCGAAACCTTCGATTACATTCAGGAACCCGACGTCTTCCACGACGTCTTCGGTCATGTGCCGATGCTGACCGATCCGGTCTATGCCGACTACATGCAGGAATATGGCCGCGCCGGGTGGAAGGCGATGCGGTACAATCGCCTGAAGGCGCTGGGTGCGCTGTATTGGTACACGGTCGAATTCGGACTGATCCAGGAAGCGCCTGGCGATATCCGTGCCTATGGTGCGGGCATTCTCTCCGGCCCGACCGAGGTGGTGTATTCGGTGGAAGCGAAAAGCCCCAACCGCATCATGCTCAATGTCGATCGCGTGATGCGGACCGATTATGTCATCAGCGATTTGCAGCCGACCTATTTCGTGATCGAGAGCTTCGAGGACCTGTATCGGCAGACGGTAGAGCGCGATTTCGACAAGCTCTATCGCGATCTCGGCCCCGGCTTCACCTATGCCAATACGGCGGTGATCGACGTCGACTACGTGGTCAACCGCGGGACGCTGGAATATACGCTACGTGGCGGCCGCGGAAGCGGTGCAAAGCCCGTATAA
- a CDS encoding GlsB/YeaQ/YmgE family stress response membrane protein, translating into MGLLILIVVGALLGWLATIILRIEDGRNILANALVGVLGSLVTGLIAGNGAIFGTVSGIALLWAVLGSVVSIGLFNVVRQRAYR; encoded by the coding sequence ATGGGTTTGCTGATCTTGATCGTAGTGGGCGCCCTTCTCGGGTGGCTGGCCACGATTATCCTACGTATTGAGGACGGCCGGAATATCCTGGCCAATGCTCTGGTGGGTGTACTCGGCTCGCTGGTGACCGGCCTGATTGCGGGCAATGGCGCCATCTTCGGGACGGTCAGCGGTATCGCCCTGCTATGGGCGGTGCTTGGCTCGGTCGTGTCGATCGGCCTGTTTAACGTTGTACGGCAACGCGCCTATCGTTAA
- a CDS encoding undecaprenyl-diphosphate phosphatase — protein sequence MNDFLTAIFLGIVEGLTEFIPVSSTGHLILATELSGADPDEWAMFNVVIQLGAILAVVYQYWGTFWSAGMGVLKGEREGLMFARNILLGFLPSAVIGFALYESFEAMLGNPGIVPWALIAGGIAIIVIERVAKPRDEGQGVAELPLKKVLAVGFAQCLAMVPGVSRSGATIMGALAMGVNRKTAAEFSFFLAVPTMIGASTLEIFTKYDEMMSGATRVGWDEIAVGFIVSFIVALVVIRAFVAFVSRSGFTPFAWYRIVAGSAALAWLTFA from the coding sequence ATGAACGATTTTCTCACCGCGATCTTTCTCGGCATCGTCGAGGGTCTGACCGAATTCATCCCCGTCTCTTCGACCGGGCACTTGATCCTCGCCACCGAACTGTCGGGCGCGGACCCGGACGAATGGGCGATGTTCAACGTCGTCATCCAGCTCGGCGCGATCCTGGCGGTGGTGTACCAGTATTGGGGCACCTTCTGGTCGGCGGGGATGGGCGTGCTGAAGGGTGAGCGTGAAGGCTTGATGTTCGCGCGCAACATCCTGCTTGGCTTCCTGCCCAGTGCGGTGATCGGCTTTGCGCTTTACGAGAGCTTCGAAGCCATGCTTGGCAATCCAGGAATTGTGCCTTGGGCGCTGATTGCGGGCGGGATCGCGATCATCGTGATCGAGCGTGTTGCCAAGCCGCGCGACGAAGGGCAGGGCGTGGCCGAGCTGCCGCTCAAGAAAGTGCTGGCCGTGGGTTTCGCCCAATGCCTGGCCATGGTGCCCGGTGTCAGCCGCTCCGGCGCGACGATCATGGGAGCGCTGGCCATGGGCGTCAATCGCAAGACCGCGGCCGAATTCTCGTTCTTCCTTGCCGTGCCCACGATGATCGGCGCGAGCACGCTGGAGATTTTCACCAAATATGACGAGATGATGAGCGGTGCGACACGGGTCGGCTGGGACGAGATCGCGGTGGGCTTTATCGTCAGCTTCATCGTCGCTCTGGTGGTAATCCGTGCATTCGTCGCCTTTGTCAGCCGCAGCGGCTTCACGCCTTTCGCGTGGTACCGCATTGTGGCGGGCTCGGCGGCACTGGCCTGGCTGACCTTCGCCTGA